CATTAAGGCAGATGCCAGTGCTTTTGACCGACTGTGTGTTTCTCCTCCTGAATTCTAGGGCCGTGGAGGACGGGGCTCTATCTTTGTGTGGGCTTCGGGGAACGGCGGCCGAGAGAAGGACAGCTGCAACTGCGATGGCTACACCAATAGCATCTACACGCTGTCGATCAGCAGCAGCACGCAGAATGGCAACGTGCCCTGGTACAGCGAGGCCTGTTCGTCCACCCTCGCCACAACCTACAGCAGTGGAGGCCTCAATGAGAAACAGATTGTGAGTCTCTCTCTGCCTCCAGAAAATCAGCAACAGTTATCCTTTAATTGAAGAAGTGGCGTAGCAAATCTAATCCAAAAATAAAGAATCTGAAAACAGTTGGAGATCAGAAGATAGACTGCCAAGCCAATTTATGAAGAATTGTTGCCACGGCTTTTAAGTTCTTAAAGGCTTTTTGGCTGTCAGTGAATGCTATCTTTCCTCTAGTGAGAGGGAAgatgaatgtttttttcttcatggcCTGTTTGAAACTTCAAAAACACGGATGTTCTTGTGATTCCAAACCATATCCTCTAACTATCATGCATGGCTTGGTTTTATCTTtatgttttttatgattattaatgaTGTTTGTTAAGTCGAGCGTCACTGTTTTTATTGCATATACTTGTGCTCAGGGATTTCGACAAACCCCAAGTATTACAACGTCTCCTAAACAGACAAAGCGACCCGCCATAAGAGCTACAGTGTTTGAGTGCATCACACATGGTAGCTGGCAGCTCGCACATTTGAgttttttgtgtttattaattattattaaaaaattaaaaagatatttAACAAAATACTGTTTGTGTAGATtactataaattattaaaaaagtatttatttttatgttaattaatttcatttgtttattgtaGCTATGTCTAGGCAGGGACAGAGTGCAAGTATGTATGTCCAACCTAACTCTTTATTTGTAGAaatttgagaatttttttaattttagaagaaatttttttaaatctttttaagaaTGATTCGTAATTCCGGTCCCAGAACATTTAGATCACCTTAGCAAGCCTaaagcaacaccctggcaacaaaCTACAACACACTGGCATATTGACACTGACTTTTGCATCAGCAAACAACCTTATTGGCTTCTTCACAAAATGTCAAGCTGCAGTTTCAAAGCACAAATGTCCCTGTGATTCAAAACAACAACCCCTCAGTGTCATAGCATGACATTTTCTTTGCTCATGTTCGGTTTTGTTTCTTCACCCGGCTCTGTGTCGACAGAGGCGCGCACCCAAGCATTGTTCTCATAACCGGCTATGCCTGACTGACTCATCTATTGTCCCGCATTCAAGACACAGACACTGGCTTTCACAATGGAGGTGTACTTTTAAAGGACAGAAGCCTGATACCCGCTGTTTCCTCTGCAGCAGAGACTCTGTCAGGCGATATTCCTCTCCTGTGGTCTCCCGAGATCCATTTTTAATTGTGCAATTGCTGAATTCTCCCGTCATCGCTCCTGTCATTCAGCCTCTCTGCCATTTCTAGTAATTAGTCTCACGCAAGGAGGTCTGTCGCAGTCAGTGCACATCCTGCGATGCCTGGCTTTTTAAGTGTCAGCCGTCAAGTCTTTTATGTTNNNNNNNNNNNNNNNNNNNNNNNNNNNNNNNNNNNNNNNNNNNNNNNNNNNNNNNNNNNNNNNNNNNNNNNNNNNNNNNNNNNNNNNNNNNNNNNNNNNNNNNNNNNNNNNNNNNNNNNNNNNNNNNNNNNNNNNNNNNNNNNNNNNNNNNNNNNNNNNNNNNNNNNNNNNNNNNNNNNNNNNNNNNNNNNNNNNNNNNNNNNNNNNNNNNNNNNNNNNNNNNNNNNNNNNNNNNNNNNNNNNNNNNNNNNNNNNNNNNNNNNNNNNNNNNNNNNNNNNNNNNNNNNNNNNNNNNNNNNNNNNNNNNNNNNNNNNNNNNNNNNNNNNNNNNNNNNNNNNNNNNNNNNNNNNNNNNNNNNNNNNNNNNNNNNNNNNNNNNNNNNNNNNNNNNNNNNNNNNNNNNNNNNNNNNNNNNNNNNNNNNNNNNNNNNNNNNNNNNNNNNNNNNNNNNNNNNNNNNNNNNNNNNNNNNNNNNNNNNNNNNNNNNNNNNNNNNNNNNNTTTACTCCAATACTATATAACGTACACTACAAGTCACTGAGACCATAACCAGACAACATATTATGAGTATTTACCAGAATTTGAAAGTTGATTCAACACATTTCTGATCTTTTTTATTAGCTCGTCTCTTTCTTCTGTGAGGTTGGTGTTGTTGGTCAGTAGCTGGTGTATCTTTTCTGTGTAGTTTGTGTTCTTTGTATGGATGTGGACACACAGCACTATGACTGcagtcagcagaagaacacacagcaGCACCAAACACACTACAGCTGCTCTGGAGATTCTGGTTTTCACTGAATCACTTCCTGATGATGACAGACAAATGATTCTTAACGTCAGCAAagtgaaagtgtgtttgtgtttgtacctGTGTGTTGAGCtgttagttttttagttttgtttttttctcttgatGTGTCTGTCCATTTCCTGTGTCCCTGTGTTTATGTTGGCATAAACAGgctgagacatttttttttttttagatgacctCGATCATGTACAGTAAATGGGGAAGGTATTTTTAACACCACACTATATATTTCtgtgtagtttttgttatttatttatttatttattcatttattaatgattTGAACAGACAGGAAGATACAAGAAACTGATGCTGAAAGAAATAAtttcagatatcagatcagatcagaccaTCCTAATTGAGTATAATAGCATCAGAAGAACACAGCAGCAATAAACAAACTGGAGCTTCTGCTCTTCACACAATCTCACATCCTGAACACCACAGACAAGATGTTAAAAGACTAAACATGCAAACCTTggtgtttttatcaaataaattaatgtgaTTACCTGTGTGCTGAAGTGGTTGGGTTGTGTTCGTTTCTTTCTTGAAGTCACAATCTCTCACACAATCTACACTCTCATAGATATCCACGGTCATCTCCACTCTATCTTTGTTCTTTCCCTCAAACTCAGTCCCAATGACATTGTTATAAATATCTTCAGACATTTCTGCTCTTTAAACATTAAGCGTTAAATTATTTAGTTCCTTGTTCATGTGTAGTTGTGTTTAAGTAGTCAGTAGTCAGTAGTCACGTCTTCTTTTTGAAGCTATTTGAAAACAAGCTTGTGGTCAGTGTGTGTAATCATATGACATCAGATCCTCAAAGTCGATAAGTATGAGATGGAAGTTGTGATAGCCTTTCCTTCCCTATTGTGATGTACGTCCAAATGAAACAGCTTctcaaacaagaaaataaaaaatttaaaaagactTGATTTTGTTCATAGTGAGTTGATTTGATGGttggattgttttgttttttctgttgCTTTGATCTCATGTGAATGACAGGATATAGATGCcagcaaattatttaaaaatggatgAAGGACATGGCCTAAAGCTTGATGACCAGAGGCATATTGAAACATGGATAAAGGCTATTAAGGCTTGTCATCTTCCAATGTCAGTTGCGCTTGTTCTTGTTGTGTGTCCTCAATAAAGTatcagactcaaatgattctgaGGAGGAGGGGGCAGGAGAAAcaactctccaatattttgaatttggactgcagtacTCAATTCAAAAGCTTGCTGTCAATATAACATACTGTGCATTTAATATCTTATATTAAAATTAGTCTACAAAATCAATAGAAACACTGAAGGATTTGATGTTCATAAACATTCCTCTACAGGTCACCACAATCTTAAATGGCCAAGTCATTCTCAATAGGCAACTGTTTAGAAGGACACACAGCAGTTTCAAACACAACATCACACATCAAAAGATCCTACTTGTGACATATTGCTATTGTTCAAGGACAACATCAGATGCAGACACAACAGTTCCTTAATTAAGTTAATATTGAGGAACAtgtattttagtctagttttgcTCCCCTGGTTAAAATAGTTACAAACGAAGCCAAAGCAGAATGAAGAGTTTCACTTCTCAGAACAACACACAGCAGTGGCGTTTTATTCTTTGGTGTAtgaggtttttgtttgtttgtttgtttgtttgtatgaatTGATTGACTAAATAATTTAATGACTGTATCCCCCCTAAAGTTTGAGGGGACTGTCATTTGTAGTGGTGTCTGAAATGATGTTGGAATTATTGAGTGCACTCATTCAGTCCCATATGAATCTAGTTCTAATAGAGCCCTCTGCAATGCCATTCTTGAGGTAAATGCGAGCCCATCGTCTGAATCCACAGCTTAAATACGCCCTCcttttcaataaaacaaaataaatcaaaattaaatgtgGACAAATATGTTATTgccatacatacacatacatacacacacacacacacacacgcacacacacacacatactgtacataaggtcaaaagtttacatacaccttgaagattcaatttttttttttacttattaataataattagttatttttttatttagtactgatcTGAATCTGGGGCCCatttcacaaaggaggttaagtgaaaactctgagtatattaaccctgaaatgagggaaactttaggttttctgtttcagaatgggaggtttgtcaaacccgagaaagcagggtaagtcaagcccgTTTCTGAAAGAGAGCTAACCTATACTCAGTTACCGTAgtaacttactctatgaacctaacctagtcaggagcaggttttcttcaataaacccagagtttctttcggtctcccccttatatatatatataaaataaagatagatttctatataagaaaatgatataagatacttagtcttgtttcctgggggggGAATTAAGTGAATACttatatgtatgcatttaaaacagatcatttttattttcattgtattgAATTATGAATACTAATGTAGATTTATGTATTCAAAcaagataattttatttttaatttactgaagTTAGATTATTGCAGAATAACAACAAAGCAAAAAACATGAGTAACTTTACGTCATGCACGTTTACTACTACTAATagtaattccttacatttaaatgtttaaatatcaaaacgagccacggatgtttttatatcactatttctgaaggaagagtgcatgttatatgcctgataatgcagcgtttgtgagcttagctctgctttgtttacagctgttactggggaaacctctatttctcgtgCTTAAAagcatctcctgctggcaaataattaattagcattttcattaagtccacctgatttacacagcaaacatattttgtttgttatcaaaaaatatctactctagagggacatggctgttgttattgattatatttagaagtctaccggaagttaattTAGGGCCACAAAAGCGCTTGCGCAGTAATGTTTGTTCATGTTGTTGCCATTGAAACCTCCTATAGTTGTGTCGCCTCTACTGCCGCaacctcatgaaaaaaaaaaatatcattccCTGTTGTCACTTCAAGCTCTTGCTGGATCTGCTCCTCAGATATCAATGAGAGCCTGTACTTCCTTAACAGAACAGGAAACACCCATTGGTTTGTTGTTTCAAAAAAGGTCCGCTTGGCTGTGCATCTAGCAGGTCTAGTGTCTTGTGTCGCAAGGTCAGTGGCACAGGTAGTGGCGATTCGgtacaaattataaatgaataatttcatAATAAGTTAATTTCACTTATGTCACAGAATACTTTAAGATATTTCTGGTTGATTGAAAAACTTCTTGAGTCCCATTTTGCACATTTGAGCTGAATGATGAAATCAcggaattcaatgatgaactgcctttaactgtcattttgcattattgacacactgttttcccaattaatgttgttcagttgctttgacacctTCTTTTTAGACTGTGTCTTAAGACTAACTAACAATTAACCAAGTGGTAATCAGTCTTACTTTTTGGATTCAAATTTAGACCATTCATCATTTTTAGGTTACTGATTTCGAAAAGTTATGAACAGtcttgcagcaaaaaaaaaaaaaaaatagatggttAACTTCTAAGACTAGCTTAagcagtttatgcaactggcATGACATGAAATGGGTGTCTGACAAAGGAGATATTTAGAATGTGCAGTTGTGGGTTGTACTCTATGAACAAGGTTGAGAAACACTGCTTTAGATGATGACCAATTATTTCAAAAGTTCTTTACTGATGAGCTTTGAAACTGTCCAAAATATGTGTGATGTTCCTATGGCAATATGAGTTCTAAAATCCTCTCCTCGCAGATCCACTGAAAATCTCTATTACAAGAAACATCCAAGCCCCCATAACCTGAAAATACAGATCAGCATTAGATTTTCAGTGCTGCTTTCTGTGTGATGCTGACTGTGAGAATAATTGATTAGATAATAATCAATTCAATCAAATCAATTTTTGTTTATGATGATCAAATCTGCTCCTCTCTCTGTACAGTATCTTCTGCTCTTAGTCCAGCTCCTTGTCTCAttggaaatataataaaaactgaaCTTAACCAGCTCAGCTGTTAGCTTTTACACTCATCGCTCTGTAACCTATGCTCATACAGTAGATTATATACACTCAATGTTACCCAAACCACAACCTAACTTAAAAtgtcattctttaaaaaaatgtcttctgTATTAacctgtttgtttttatttattttttcaatgtgGAAGTAAGCTAACTTTTATGACATAGAAAAGAATACAAATAAGGAATAAAGCAGGTAAATGGTAAAACAATTTGCTTTACAGACCAGTTTgtttataattacaaaaatacatctaaatagTATAAGAAATACCAGTTTgtaatatcaagcagcataaaGAGCTGTTTTGTAATTAGTGGAAGCGGATGACACCAGAAGCCGGAGACATTTagcttacaaatatttaaaaagcaagTGGATACAGCTGTTCTGTAGTTTCTGATTTTCACTGAATAACTTCCTGAAGAATAAACATGCTGTTATTCTCTTTATTTACCCACTTAACACAGCACATATCAGTTCAGAGCATCAAAACTAGGTGAATTATTAAAATCAGTACCTGCGAGTACAGATGATTTTCCTTGCATTGAGTATTTTCCACTTGTACTTATAATGGCGTTGACATAGATAGTTTTAGTGTTTTCATCATCTTCTCTGTACATCTTATCAGTTTTTCAATATTTTCTACTTTAAGGAAGTTTTGGTGTTGTCAAGATGTTGACAAACTAACACTGGATTCTGTCCTGGAGTGGACTGTGTTGAGTTCCAATGTGTTTGTGTGGCCAGTATTTTGAAATAAAGGAATTATAACTAACTGCAGAAGCACTTTTTTCTACTATGTGGATTGGGTTCATTTTAATGAGatttaaatgtggttttattaacaaagttcgggagaagcacgatcagataatcatccaatttggtacaggtgcatctcgtttagctaatcatcttatagcacgcacgcgtatatatatccagtcttcctacctcctgtcccacgacagtttttcggcatccacTCGTCCGCCAGATGTCGGAACTCGAACTCTTCCCTTCAGACAATGAGCTAGAAGCTCCCCAGCAAGCCACCGGCTCTAAAGCAGCTTCCTCTGCTGACCCCATGGCACCTCCTTCTCAACCGGGATGCAGCGCCGAGCCCGAGGCCTCAGCGCGTGGGCGAAGACGAAATAGGCCGGATACGCACACACCTCGAAGTCTCCGTTCACCTCCACCATCGAGACAGCCAATCCAATCACCATCAACATCACATGCATCGGCTTCACCATCCATCCCACCCATTGGAAAATGGACCGTCGCAGGATTAAGACAAGCGCTGTCAAATTCAGATGTCAGGTTTTCTCGCAACATGAGCAAAGCTCAACTCTATGAGCTTTATAGCACACTGGGAAATAATCCACCTACCTCCAAAAAGGTAACCAAAGCCCACAGGTCTAAACAACGTGTCACACAAATGTCATCTTCTTCCAGCTCAAGTTCCGGCTCCCCCCAAGCGTCAGGACATAGCAGATCATCAGCAGGTCGGGGCCACGCCCCAAATTCGGCCGCTCCTCCCATCGCACTGCCTCCCTCTTCACAACCTATCTCTGCAGCTCCTTCAGCTGCCTCGCCGCATGCAACAGTGCCTACGGGCGCGAATTTCCAACCTCCACTGCTTTCTACTTTACCTTCGGCTGCAAAGACTAGCGCGAGGCTGCCTCCGCTAGCCGCTCAAGCTCAGCCTCCTTACTTTTACCCCTCCACTTTTTCTTTTCCCCACCAATGGCCAGCAGCCCCAGTTGCAGACACCCAAGCTGGGAATCCTCAGCTAGCAACACAAGCAGGCTGGCCTCCTTCCTCCTTTCCATCTTCCTCTCCTTACGGGCTTCCCCAAGCACCGGGGTTCAATCCATGCGTGAGGATGCCTCCGCAAACGGGTGCAACCCCTCCCTCATTTCCGCCTTTCTCCTTCTATCCTTTTCCCTACGGGCCGACCCCAGCTCCAGGGGATAATCCGTGCGTGAGGATGCCTCCGCAAACGGTTATGGCCCCTCCTCATCTTCCTTCCAACTCCTCTACCCAAGCTAAACTGCAGTATACTCTATTCACAGCGACCCCTCTACATACTCCACCTAATGCCGCCGCTATGGAGCCACCCCCCGTGCCTAGTTCCATCAAATCACAGATTCTCGCAGGTGCGGATGTtgatctctcctctcttctctctctgctCCCTCCGGCTGATTCCTACCGACAAATAGATTGCGGAGATTTCTCAGTAACTTTAAAAAATTCGACTCCCAGTTCATCCCGCCCCCTTTCTTTTTCCGAATTCACGATCGCATTTAGCCGCTATACGGAGGTAATCTGCTCTGCTTTTCCCTATAGACGGCGCGAGCTCAATGACTATCTGGCTATAGTCGCGGAACTCGCGCTGTCTTATGGCGGAACCCATTTTTATACTTACCACAAGCTATTTTCAGCCAAATGTGCAGTACGCGTAGCCCAGTGGAATCAATGCCCCTATTGGGGCGCCCTGGATGCTGATCTTCACAGCCGCGTATTTTTTAGCTGTCGCAACATATCATGCGCAGTCTGCAGGTCAGTTGCTCACTCGACCATCTCATGCCCTCAAATCAATCCAGCTATTattccttaataaataaataaataaatacagtattataaaatatgttatatagatataaataaataaataattataaaaaaaaaaaaaaaaaaaaaaaaataatcgagttacaaaatgtgtttttgcttaattatactgatgtgcgcatgcacagtaaatccgatgggtaggataaaatgtcaggaccccggacctttatttagtcgggttgacgtacctttccagttctgtgtatgtgatgtgacgctagttttacttaaagtcaaatgctcatgaactgactgtcagagcagttctggagatgttgttcatgtgttcaagtccttatttagtgagacagcagacgcagaaattaccgtgagcgtaatgtggcttcagtgtgtgtgtgaaaaaggaagtcgcgctcctgctccattcattaacagagacgcacagaacatgcaggatttacatttaaacactgttccgtcttaatatttagagctattaattcgtgaatcggatgtaagtgcaatcacttattttgattaattcattcaaaaaaaaaaaaaaaaaaaaaaaaaaaaatcattgcgaaagaacctgacgtgagatttagaataaattaaaagaggcttcgaagcagaggaatttgcctacatcattttttgtaatcgcgttactcgaggaatcgtttcggCCCCaatcttaagcagctcaaaaggggcctctcacataatccgatagatgccctcggttgttgttcatcagacattaaaaaaaaaaaaaaaaaaaaaaaaaaaaaaaaaaactattcctccttaaatcatgttgtgtactcgattaatagaagcctctcagttatcgtttcttcggccaaagtaagggccctccagccatcgttacaatctccttgcctatttcagcatcggacagggctctcccttccggtgcagctgggcagtggctcccttcggtcgcagtgtgagcctttcatctgtcattgagttgcgctgcgcgctcagcggcagatgggggtatccctcccggtgcagcagagccacaggcccccttcggtcgttgtgacagccctccatccgatgcatcaaattaagccgcttatacagtcgcaagggggactctcccttccggtgcagcagagccgcagctcccttcggacgcagcgagagtccctccatcagtcgcgttttcttgcctactccgtatcggacggggctcccctaccggtgcagcagacccacggctcccttcggtcgcagggtgaaccccccgtctgagttatgttgcatgctcaagggcggaccgggatctccctcccgggggaacacagccgctggctcccttcggtcgcagcaggagccctccatccgatgcatcaaaccgttcctcgaatcttcttgcctattctgcatctgatggggctctcccttccggtgcagcagacccacggctcccttcggtcgcagggtgaaccccccgtctgagttatgttgcatgctcaagggcggatagggttctccctcccgggggaatagagctgctggctcccttcggtcgcagtgagagccctccatcagacgcatcaagccatgcctcgcttcgcaagggggactcgcctttccggtgcagcagagccgcagctcccttcggacgcagcaaaagtccctccaacagtcgtattccagttagcgtcaatcagggctctcccctccggggcagcactcctgctgcagagttgcgaaccccctacggaggctgggagaaccctcagaggcaaaaaaccgtgcctccataaacccgcaatgggggactcccccttccggtgcagcagagccgcagctcccttcggatgcagcgggagtccctccaacagtcgcgtctctttgccttctcagcatcggactagggctcctcttccggtgcagcagacccacagctcccttcggtcgcagtgtgaaccccccatctgagttatgttgcatgctccacgatggctagggatctccctcccgatggggtacagccgctggctcccttcggttgcattaggagcccttcatccgacgcgccaaaccgcggctcgaatctcattgcctatttagcatctgacggggctctcccttctggtgcagcagacccacggctcccttcggtcgcagtgtgaaccccccgtccgagttatgttgcatactctatggcggccagggatctccctcccgatgggatacagtcgctggctcccttcagtcgcagtgagagccctccatcagatgcaacaaaccgcgcctcgtactcagccgcaatagggactctcccttccggtgcagcagagccgcagctcccttcggaggcagcaagagtccctcatttcttgatatctggcattgtgctcctcccataagcggcatggagggctcgctggtaagacgttgcgagccgcagctctcgtcgaacactgcacgggctctccaggtcgctctgcattttcttcccaacacgcatattttggggggcaactaaattttatctctctggctgctgtcctatggctttaagcttcttttggggagttatttgggttcgggctatgctccgggcccggacccctcccccaggacagcacgccaaaatatgcctactatttgccttcagattagatgtaagggtgaactcgtgaaatgtggttttattaacaaagttcgggagaagcacgatcagataatcatccaatttggtacaggtgcatctcgtttagctaatcatcttatagcacgcacgcgtatatatatccagtcttcctacctcctgtcccacgacagtttttcggcaaccctcctccaccccaactcctcacttctaatctatttatcccaaattgggatagggggagttatttgggttcgggctatgctccgggcccggacccctcccccaggacagcacgccaaaatatgcctactatttgccttcagattagatgtaagggtgaactcgtgaaatgtatATTAAGACATAATTATGTATTGTCCTCATTCATTATGAGCGTGTACAATTTGAAAGTGGC
This genomic stretch from Carassius gibelio isolate Cgi1373 ecotype wild population from Czech Republic chromosome B21, carGib1.2-hapl.c, whole genome shotgun sequence harbors:
- the LOC127985997 gene encoding furin-like — protein: MCGVGVAYNSKIGGVRMLDGEVTDVVEAQSLSLKPQHIDIYSASWGPEDDGKTVDGPAKLAKEAFLRGVIEGRGGRGSIFVWASGNGGREKDSCNCDGYTNSIYTLSISSSTQNGNVPWYSEACSSTLATTYSSGGLNEKQIVSLSLPPENQQQLSFN